The genomic window TGTTTCCCGAAACTATTTATCATGAGCAAGGAATGAATGATAGTTATTGCTTAACTAAAATTGCTAATTTCAACAGCTTAATTGCTCTATCTCAAGAGCATAGAACGCCAATTTACGATTTAACTTCACAACAATTAGGACAAGGAGGTGTAGTATTACAAAAAAGTCAACAAAAACAAGAAGAATTTAGAGAAACTTTTTCAGAATTAGCGGATAAAATAATTAATTTAACGTCAGCTTATGCAGTCAGCCATTGATCAATTTAGAATTAGTATCCAAAGGGTTAGGGATCTAATTTCACTGCATAATTCGATTAAAGTTCAATCAACCTCTGCGCTGGATTTATCGGATATATTAAGAGCAGCTTTAGTATTAACAGTAAGTGCATTAGATTACTATATTCATGAAGTGGTTGTATTGGGAATGTTAGAAATTTATCGAGGACAACGGAGTGAACCTAACCCCTCTCGTAATACCTCTAAATCAGCTTTTTCTCGCTTCAAAGTGTCTTTAGGTGGAGCAAGTCAAGAGAGACAAATAGCTTTAGATATTGCCAACTGGTTAGAAACGGAAATTCAAAAAAACTATGGCTCTGAATTTCTCCAACAATCTTATAATCTTTCTCAGTTATTACCTATGATATCTAATAGTATGATTAATAGACTGAATAATACCAGTTGG from Crocosphaera subtropica ATCC 51142 includes these protein-coding regions:
- a CDS encoding HEPN domain-containing protein, with protein sequence MQSAIDQFRISIQRVRDLISLHNSIKVQSTSALDLSDILRAALVLTVSALDYYIHEVVVLGMLEIYRGQRSEPNPSRNTSKSAFSRFKVSLGGASQERQIALDIANWLETEIQKNYGSEFLQQSYNLSQLLPMISNSMINRLNNTSWLEAEIRETLSYQSFQQPDKIADAIRLISDKKLWDEVGNNMNKPAKDIKQQLTLIVDRRNKIAHEADIDPTYNIGNRWPIDEILVSETVDFIEEVVENIHQIL